A single Pan paniscus chromosome 21, NHGRI_mPanPan1-v2.0_pri, whole genome shotgun sequence DNA region contains:
- the CST3 gene encoding cystatin-C isoform X2, which yields MAGPLRAPLLLLAILAVALAVSPAAGSSPGKPPRLVGGPMDASVEEEGVRRALDFAVGEYNKASNDMYHSRALQVVRARKQIVAGVNYFLDVELGRTTCTKTQPHLDNCPFHDQPHLKRKAFCSFQIYAVPWQGTMTLSKSTCQDA from the exons ATGGCCGGGCCCCTGCGCGCCCCGCTGCTCCTGCTGGCCATCCTGGCCGTGGCCCTGGCCGTGAGCCCCGCGGCCGGCTCCAGTCCCGGCAAGCCGCCGCGCCTGGTGGGCGGCCCCATGGACGCCAGCGTGGAGGAGGAGGGTGTGCGGCGTGCACTGGACTTTGCCGTCGGCGAGTACAACAAAGCCAGCAACGACATGTACCACAGCCGCGCGCTGCAGGTGGTGCGCGCCCGCAAGCAG ATCGTAGCTGGGGTGAACTACTTCTTGGATGTGGAGCTGGGCCGAACCACGTGTACCAAGACCCAGCCCCACTTGGACAACTGCCCCTTCCATGACCAGCCACATCTGAAAAGG AAAGCATTCTGCTCTTTCCAGATCTACGCTGTGCCTTGGCAGGGCACAATGACCTTGTCAAAATCCACCTGTCAGGACGCCTAG
- the CST3 gene encoding cystatin-C isoform X1: MAGPLRAPLLLLAILAVALAVSPAAGSSPGKPPRLVGGPMDASVEEEGVRRALDFAVGEYNKASNDMYHSRALQVVRARKQIVAGVNYFLDVELGRTTCTKTQPHLDNCPFHDQPHLKRVCALYGSRASHTLQRGVCVCVCDAHVLQGTCACA; encoded by the exons ATGGCCGGGCCCCTGCGCGCCCCGCTGCTCCTGCTGGCCATCCTGGCCGTGGCCCTGGCCGTGAGCCCCGCGGCCGGCTCCAGTCCCGGCAAGCCGCCGCGCCTGGTGGGCGGCCCCATGGACGCCAGCGTGGAGGAGGAGGGTGTGCGGCGTGCACTGGACTTTGCCGTCGGCGAGTACAACAAAGCCAGCAACGACATGTACCACAGCCGCGCGCTGCAGGTGGTGCGCGCCCGCAAGCAG ATCGTAGCTGGGGTGAACTACTTCTTGGATGTGGAGCTGGGCCGAACCACGTGTACCAAGACCCAGCCCCACTTGGACAACTGCCCCTTCCATGACCAGCCACATCTGAAAAGGGTATGTGCCTTATATGGGTCCAGGGCCAGTCATACACtgcagaggggtgtgtgtgtgtgtgtgtgtgatgcacATGTTCTGCAgggtacgtgtgcatgtgcctga